In the Pseudochaenichthys georgianus chromosome 1, fPseGeo1.2, whole genome shotgun sequence genome, one interval contains:
- the fgg gene encoding fibrinogen gamma chain — protein sequence MAPSLVFTAGGLLLLFSFSSAQIRGDNLASCTMDDGFGKYCPTTCGVADYMLRYMPDVDKDLDNLQETLETIANLTQEAKDTVVYMKDSTMSAQKTTLPDPYFRKSSNMLNDVVRFEKTIIAQEQQIYELQNLISSNEKRMSDLKQLSVQLQQKCAEPCKDSVEIQPLTGSDCQDIANKGATTSGLYYVKPAKATEQFLVYCEIDSFGRGFTVIQRRRDGSVDFNKDWVQYKEGFGYLSPDDTTEFWLGLEKMHLLTSSTTMPTVLRIELVDWEGNTKYADYTTFRVGTEVGMYRLTYGYYLAGDAGDAFDGFDFGDDSSDKFYTSHNGMQFSTFDKDNDKFDGNCAQQDGSGWWMNRCHAAHLNGKYYQGGRYTEKDAGEFGYDNGIIWVTWHNRWYSLKETTMKIIPLSRITAGGGQQQSGVKYFGGLGV from the exons ATGGCTCCATCACTTGTTTTTACAGCAGGAGGTCTCCTGTTACTTTTCTCCTTCTCGTCAGCA CAAATCAGAGGAGACAACCTTGCATCATGCACCATGGATGATGGCTTT GGAAAATACTGTCCTACAACATGTGGAGTGGCGGATTATATGCTGAGGTATATGCCGGATGTGGACAAGGATTTGGACAATTTGCAAGAGACACTTGAAACAATTGCCAATTTGACCCAAGAGGCCAAAGATACTGTTGTCTACATGAAAGATTCTACTATGTCAGCTCAGAAGACCACCCTGCCAG ATCCATACTTCAGAAAATCATCGAATATGCTGAATGATGTTGTTCGGTTTGAAAAGACCATCATCGCACAGGAACAGCAAATATA TGAACTTCAGAATTTAATTTCATCCAACGAGAAGAGAATGTCAGACTTGAAACAGCTCTCCGTGCAGCTGCAGCAGAAATGCGCTGAGCCCTGCAAAGACTCAGTTGAAATCCAGCCCCTCACAGGATCAG ACTGCCAGGATATTGCTAACAAAGGTGCCACCACCAGTGGGCTTTATTATGTGAAGCCAGCTAAAGCCACTGAGCAGTTCCTGGTCTATTGTGAGATTGACAGCTTTGGACGTGGCTTCACAGTCATACAGAGG AGACGCGATGGCAGTGTGGACTTCAACAAGGACTGGGTCCAATACAAGGAGGGCTTCGGATATCTCTCACCAGACGACACCACAGAGTTCTGGCTCGGTCTCGAGAAGATGCATCTTCTGACGAGCTCTACAACCATGCCGACTGTGCTGAGGATAGAGCTTGTTGACTGGGAAGGCAACACAAA GTATGCCGATTACACCACGTTCAGAGTTGGAACCGAGGTTGGAATGTACCGTCTTACATACGGTTACTACTTAGCTGGTGATGCTGGAGATGCTTTCGATGGCTTTGACTTTGGTGATGATTCCAGTGACAAGTTCTACACCTCTCACAATGGCATGCAGTTCAGTACCTTCGACAAGGACAATGACAAGTTCGACGGCAACTGTGCTCAGCAGGACGGCTCCGGCTGGTGGATGAACAGATGTCATGCTGCACATTTGAACGGCAAATACTACCAGG GTGGCAGGTACACAGAAAAGGATGCAGGTGAATTCGGCTACGACAATGGCATTATCTGGGTCACATGGCACAACCGCTGGTACTCGCTGAAAGAGACCACCATGAAGATCATTCCCCTCAGTCGCATCACAGCAGGAGGTGGACAGCAGCAGTCTGGGGTGAAATATTTTGGCGGGCTTGGAGTTTAA
- the lrata gene encoding LOW QUALITY PROTEIN: lecithin retinol acyltransferase a (The sequence of the model RefSeq protein was modified relative to this genomic sequence to represent the inferred CDS: inserted 3 bases in 2 codons; substituted 2 bases at 2 genomic stop codons), whose translation MLQLFTFLLEKFSLLFNFELFGSNWSDGXDRKDHAQRALPQPLRRRALLEVPRTLFTHFGIYLGDNKVAHLIPDILPVLTLDRKLIGSVITNTGLIFSVICRCATVRVDTLEDFAYGSPNEYGPMDKFTKEQALANEDVAKRAEKHIGXPHYNCEHFVTDCRXCAASLQTDKFCECLKSIIRDQRSXAVTGLLGIVSIICYGMAPSTTLPTILIPLTLWMAG comes from the exons ATGCTGCAGCTGTTTACCTTTCTGTTGGAGAAGTTCTCTCTTCTCTTTAACTTCGAACTGTTTGGGTCCAACTGGTCGGACGGTTAGGACCGGAAAGATCACGCGCAGCGCGCTCTCCCGCAGCCCCTCCGGAGGAGAGCCCTGCTGGAAGTCCCCAGAACCCTTTTCACCCACTTCGGCATTTATCTAGGCGACAATAAAGTGGCTCACCTGATCCCCGACATCCTACCTGTGCTCACACTCGACCGGAAGCTCATTGGTTCTGTCATTACAAACACGGGACTGATCTTCAGCGTCATCTGCAGATGCGCCACGGTGCGCGTTGACACTTTAGAGGACTTTGCATATGGCT CCCCCAATGAATACGGCCCAATGGATAAATTCACGAAGGAACAAGCATTGGCCAATGAAGATGTTGCTAAGAGAGCTGAAAAACACATCGG GCCTCACTATAACTGTGAACACTTTGTGACCGATTGCAGATAATGTGCAGCCAGCCTGCAAACAGATAAG ttCTGCGAATGCTTGAAATCAATCATCAGAGACCAGCGCA GTGCTGTCACAGGCCTCCTGGGAATTGTGTCCATTATCTGCTACGGCATGGCACCATCAACAACATTACCCACAATCCTCATTCCCTTAACTCTGTGGATGGCTGGTTGA
- the LOC117454967 gene encoding lecithin retinol acyltransferase-like — MFLYQLLNIFYVASQKEEESKNDSSRYKRGDLLEVPRTLFTHFGIYLGDNRVAHLIPDILPVFTKNTSAISTMVSNNRLVLGVIAKVASVRVDSLADFAYGSEILVNHMDKVCSQPPLDRDEVVRRAEKLLGKVNYSLLWYNCEHYVMYCRYGMSISYQTYQFCTAVRKIVCSRKSSYLTALCGVAVPLYLGCVTLLTVLPTLLVSFTIWMAA; from the exons ATGTTTCTTTACCAACTACTAAACATTTTCTACGTAGCTTCCCAAAAGGAGGAGGAATCTAAAAATGATTCGTCCCGTTACAAGCGTGGTGATTTACTGGAAGTCCCCAGGACATTATTTACACATTTTGGTATCTACTTGGGTGACAATCGTGTGGCTCATCTCATCCCGGACATCCTTCCTGTGTTTACCAAGAATACATCTGCAATTTCAACGATGGTATCAAATAACCGCTTGGTGTTGGGAGTCATCGCTAAGGTTGCCAGCGTCAGAGTGGACTCCTTGGCTGATTTTGCGTACGGTTCGGAGATCTTGGTCAACCACATGGACAAGGTGTGCAGTCAGCCTCCTTTGGACAGGGACGAGGTAGTGAGAAGGGCAGAGAAACTCCTGGGCAAGGTCAACTACAGCCTACTGTGGTACAACTGTGAACACTACGTCATGTACTGCAGATACGGCATGTCCATCAGCTACCAGACATACCAG TTCTGCACAGCAGTACGGAAGATTGTTTGCAGCAGGAAGAGCTCCTATCTGACTGCACTGTGTGGTGTAGCAGTCCCGCTGTATCTGGGCTGTGTGACGCTGCTCACGGTTTTACCCACGCTGCTCGTCTCCTTCACCATCTGGATGGCAGCCTGA